From the Thermococcus sp. MV5 genome, the window TACGACCTTTTTCTGGCCCTCTTGGAACCATGGTTTAAACCACTCTGGTTTCTCTTTATATGCTTTAAAGGCTGCTGTAACTGCTCCATGGGCTACTTGGACTGCTAACTTTCCCTTACTGAGTTTTAAGTCGCTCCTAACTACTACGACTTGCTTATACCTGAACATCTCACATCCCAAAAGAACCAAATAAAAAGGAGTATATAAAAGTTAAGAAAAGACTTCAAAGTTGTTCTTCTTTACTCTGGATTTCTTCAGTTTTTTGAGCTTCTTCTTTCTTTGGAATTCCTCCAGGTCTCCTCTTCTTTCTTCCAAGTTCTTTGAGAGCTTTGTCATATTTCGACTTTAGATCAACATAATTGTATCCTAGAACCGCTGAAACTATAATGAAGAGAACTGCAAGAATTGGCCACCAGCTGATACCCTTTTTGGGTAAGTATGCAAGAGTGATATTTTGGAGAGCTTCTGCCAGTGTGACTTTACTGTCATTATCCAATTCAGCGAGAGTGCTGTTCACATAGGATGGAAGTTCATCTGGAGCTGGATAAACCTTTACTTCCTTAATCTCAATTGCTGGTGGGAGGGAGTTCACTACAACTAAATTTCCAAAGCTTTCCTCGTGCCAATTTCCTAGAGGATCTTGATAGACAAGTTTTGCATTTATTATAGCATTGTCTGCTTTTAGTATTGCATAATCACTTTCAAGAGTCTTTGTCTCACCAGCTTTAATATCACCAACGTATAGTTTTACCTCCCCATCCATACTATCAGGAAGCTCTAGTTGTAGAGTTGCATTTTTGATAAACTCATACTTCGGATCTTTACCCTCCGCAGAGATCGTGAATTTTAATTTGACGGTTTTCTCTTGAGTATGGACGTAAGTGCTCCATGTACCGTTGAAGGCCTCTCCTGTTACGGAAAGTTTTGGAAGTGCATAAACTGTTATCTGGATTGGTTTTCCAGAGTCCTCTTCTTTCTCAGCACCTCTTTCATCGTGATATTTGACAACTACTGGACCAAGTGAATATCTGCCGACTTGAGTTGGTTTTAAGACATAAACTAAAACAGGCATTTTAGTGAAAGGTGGCAACGTACTAAGAGTCCAAGTTCCAATTTCGCTCCCTAATTCAAATCCAGTAGGTATTGAGGCAACTACATTAACATTATCTGCCCTTCCACGCCCGCTGTTTTCAACATCTATGAACACCAAAAGTTCATCCCCATCCAATAATAGTGCTGTTGAAGAGGCACTTATGGAAACGTGTATTTCAGGATCTCTGATAATTGGGGTTGCTTCAGCCCCTTTTGGTGCATAAATTCTCACATATGCCCTTTTATACTCACTTTCATAGCTAAGTACTTCCACAGCTAAAGGTGCTTCAGACATTATGTATCCTGTGCCTCTCCTAACTTCAAAGGTTTTGATAAGATTATTCTCATCATCAAAGACAGAAAAGCTAGAATAATACCCAACTGTGTTAAGCTTTACTGTGTAACTAGTCTCATTAAGAGTTATTGTAAGATTTTCCCCTTCATACATGATGTCATTATAAACAAGTTCAGTAGGCTCTGCACTCGGGGCACTTGGTGTGGTGCCACCTGTTTCCCCTTCACCTAATTGGAAAACTGTAGTTGGATATTTTGGGAGATACACATCAAAAACTGCATAATTCGTAGTTGCGTTTTTGAGGTAAATATACAGATACGGAGAGTATTGAAAATCACCATTTAGCTTGTAAGAAACACCATAATGGTCTCCCTCAAAAATAGTCTGAGTTACAGTCTCATAAGGCAATTTAATTTGAACATCTGCCTTGTTATCATAAGTGTTGGTCACTTTTATTTTTATAGCTGGAATTACTACATCATTGAACTTATAAGGCAAAGAATATTCTCCATTTTTGGTGATATTTACATCCCCTTGGACTAACTCTAGATCTGATTCTAAGGATATCAAGATTTTTTGATTGCTTGCTAATATCCACGAAACCCTGACATAAAATATTGGATTTTGAGCATCAGGTACTGGAAGGGAGTATCCAGTGGGGAGCACTTTACTTGTGACAAGACTTCCATCTCTAGCATAAACCTTTATTAGTGCTTGAGTCCATGCTTGATCTACATCTGCAAATTGAATCTTATAATCACCAAAAGTCACTGATTCCCCCAAACCAAGCATTACTTGATCAATGCTAGCTTTACCGACACTAGCTGATTCCACATAAGGCACAAGTGAAAAAATCAGCAACCCCATCATAATCAGAGGCAATTTTTTCATCTTTTTCTCCTCCACCAACTTGTTTCCTAAATTCATAAAAAGGTAAAAGAATATAAAGCTCTTATGGTTCCAACCTTTTTCTGTCCCTTGGGAATAGTATGACTTCTCGGATATTGCCCAAGTCAAGCATTTGCTTGACCAATCTCTCAGCACCGAGACCAAAACCCCCATGCGGCGGCATGCCATAACGGAATGCTTTTAAGTAGAAATCAAAGCTCTCTACGTTCAGTCCTTTTTCTGCTATTTGAGCCTTTAGTTTCTCATATCTGTGCTCTCTTTGACCACCAGAGGTTATCTCTATTCCCCTATACTCAAGGTCGAATGACCTTGAGATCTCTGGCTTATTGTCATATCTCATAATATAGAAAGGCTTGGCACTACTAGGATATTGATATATGAAATAGAGATCTTCATCATAGGTTTCCTTAATATAACGGCCAAGGAGCTTCTCTCCTTCAGTGTCTATATCTTCCCCCCAAGGGATGTCTTTTCCTAAGTCTCTCAGGATTTCAAGAGCTTCAGTATAAGTAATCCTTCTAAAAGGAAGCTTTGGTTCTTCGAGTTCAAAATTAAGAACTCTTAGTTCCCTCTCATTATGCCTTCTCACATAAGCGATCACATGTGCTATGAGGCGTTCAAGAAACTGCATCACTTCATCTTCGTTCTCTATAAATGCCATTTCTCCATCAATACTCCAAGCTTCATTTAAGTGCCTAGTAGTGTTGTGTTCCTCAGCTCTGAATATTGGAGCTATTTCAAAGACTCTGTCTAACCCTGAAGCCATCATAATTTGTTTGTAAAGTTGTGGAGACTGAGCCAAAAAAGCATCTCTTTCAAAGTACTTCATAGGAAAGAGCTCAGTCCCGCCTTCTGTAGCCGTAGCTATTATTTTGGGAGTGTGAATTTCTACAAAGCCTTCCCTATAAAAGAAGTCTCTAACTGCTCTAAAGACACTTGAACGGATTTTGAATATTGCCATGACTTCTGGCCTTCTTAGGTCTATGAAACGATTATCAAGCCTAGTATCTAGTTCAGCTTTAATCTTTCCAGTTGGATCTAAGGGGAGTGGTGTTCCGGCTTTTGAAAGAATCTCAATTTTCTCAGGAATAATTTCAAAACCCAATTTTGCTTTTGGAGTAAAGTTAACAACTCCTTCAACTGAGACTACGTCTTCACTATTGAGTTTCGGTATAAGTTTAAATAGCTCTTCAGAGACTTTCTTTTTTGGAGCGGTAATTTGGGTTATGCCATCTCTGTCTCGTATCCACAGGAACTTTATTCCACCCAAATCCTTAACTTCATGCACCCATCCAGCTATCCTTACCTTTTTTCCATTCAATTCTTCGGTGATTTGACTTGAATAGTGTGTCCGGTACATGCTTAAACCTCCAAAAAATAGAATCAGATAAAAGAGATCTTTACGTCAGAGCCAACGATTTTAGATAAAATATCTTCCAAAATTTCCTGTCTCTCAGGGAGCTTCTGCTTATCCCTTCTAAGTACCAAGACCTTGTAGTACTGTCCAGCTGGAGCATACACTACATTAACTCCAAAAACACTTGCAGGATATAATAAGTCAATCGCCAGCTTTTTGATGTCTTCAGTCCCTTTTATTTCCATCCCTTCAATTACCCTCACTCTCTTTCCAAGCTCCCTCATAAGGAGCTTGATATTTTTGCCACCCTTCCCAATGACAAGAGGGACGTTTCCCTCTCCTACCATTATAACTACTAGGTCACCCGCTTCTACCGCTTTTTTAAATTCCACATCAGCATCTCCCAAGAGCTTGTAAAGCATCCTTGAAATCCTAACATCCATCTCAGAAATAACTCCCTCTTGCAGTTTCTTCTCATCTGCTGGACATAAAATATCCTCCGTTTTAAGACACACCTCACAGATTGGTGCTTTCATTAGCCCACCTCCCAGTTATTTGCAAAAAATGAACATAAGCTAACACTCTTTTGTAGATGTTATTTAAAAACCTTATCCCATCGCAAAAAGAATTGAAAAGTGGGCTGTTCACTCCAAAATCAAAACCTTAAAAAGACACATCTGACAAAAAGCCTAAAGCTCTCCTTCAATTTCCTTCTGGATTCTTTTAATAAACTCCTCCACAAACTTGTGTCTCTCGTTAGCAAGCTTCTTTGCACTTTTGGTATACATCAAATCTCTAAGTTTCAATATTTTCTCTTCAAAGTGCCTTAACGAGACCTCTATATCCCTTCCATGTTCTCCAGAATACATGAATACTCTTGCGATCCCAATCGCACCTATAGCATCAAGTTTATCCGCATCGCTTAGTATTTTTGCCTCAATGGTTTTTGGTTCTGGAGGTTTTGAGAACCGATGAGCCTCTATTGCATGAACTACTTCCTCTATTTTGGGGTATCCAAAAGAACTCAAAAAGCGACGAGCAATTTTTGCACTTTCTTTTGCATGATCCTCCACAATCCCCCTGTCTTCCAAAGGCCGTGCAATATCATGAAGCAATGCTGCTAAAGCTAGAACCTCAAGATCTGCCCCTTCATCCTTTCCCAAATGCAAACAAAGATTAAAAACCCGTTTAACATGAGAGAACCCATGAGTCCCCTCTCTTTCAAAGAAGTTTATAGCGAATTGTTCTGCTTTTCGTATAAGTTCTAAACTAGCATTATTATGAATATACTCCTCGATTTTCATCGTACTCACCCAATTCTACTCTCTATTATCGAATTAAGCAAGGCTAAGATATTCTTATGAAGTTCAAATGGAATTCCATCAACACTAAGCTGAGGTTTTTTAACAATACCGTCTATAACTCCCACAGAAACTAGGGCCTCCAGAACCCTTCTTTCATCCCAATCTTTCAAGAGATTCTCTTTCACTTCAAGGGAAACTTGGGCGATCAAACCATAAGCCCCCCAATTGGAAACCGCAGCAAGTATTAATTCATCAACTTCTACAATACTAGCTATTTTCTCTCCAAACCGAATATACTTCTTAATGAGTTTGGCAATATTTCCCATTCCTATCTCATTCCCTCCGTCACCAATCCCAATAGTAGGAATTTCAAGCTCTCTCGCTTTCAAAAATAATTCGTCAAATGGCAACATTTCAATTTCCAACGCACTCATCGAATAATATTTACCATCCTTTGCCCGTCCAGGAGTTTCAACACTTATTAAAAGAGAGTACTCCTCAACCGAAGGATCCTCTGCAAAATTAACTTTAAATCTGTTGAGGGCCCTTTTTATTTTTTCACATGTTAATATCTCCGCTCTCCCTCCAAGTTTTTCAATTGTCTTATATAGGGCCAACGCACCAGGTGGGCCGTCAGTTTCTACTATCTGCATTGGAGGTATTGGGAAACAGGTCACGATGAGAACATTATCGAGATTTTTTAAAAAGAGATCTTTGGCATTTTCTAAAAAATTGAAGTTTTGCTCTCGATATTCCAAATAAACCTTCAAAATGTCCCTTCCATAGATATCAGTGTTGATTAGATGTGCAATCATTTTTCATTCCCCAAGTTCATATACAATTATTTTGATCTTTTTTCCCTTTATAACCTCTTTAAGTTCCCACCATAGATTAGTAGGGCGTTCTTGCTTATGTACCAACTCATCCCCATTCTCCAGTTTCACCACCTTCTTGTCAAATTTTATGAAAATCCCCTCCCTATTGAATATCTCCCTCATTTTTCAAATCCCCCCAGTATACTTCTAAGCTGATGGAGGCTCCTAATTTCAATGGTAGCAAAATTATAATCCTCTATGCCCTCACGATTTATCCAGATGGATGTCATTCCAACATTTCTAGGGCCATACACATCCTGATTTAAATCATCTCCTATCATCACAGCTTCTCTTGGTTCTATTCCTAACTTCTCACACCCATATAAAAATATTCTAGGATCAGGCTTCACAGTTTTTACATCTTCTCTTGTCACAATAACATCAAAGTACCTATCAAGTTTCGTTATCCTGAGTTTCAATTTCTGATACTCCGGACCACTAGTTATTACCCCCAATTTATATCCCTCTTCTTTTAGCCACTCCAAAGTTGGGATTACATCCGGAAACACTTGAATTTTGTGGGGATAACTCTTTATCAGCTCTTCATACTTAAACTCAAGTCCAAAGCTCTTAAAGAAAAAATTCCAATCATGCCATTCGTAAGTATTTTTTCTTTCTGCGATTTCTCTAAGAAATCTTAGTCGAGCGTCACCCTTGGATATTCCGAGCTTTTTTGAGAGCTTGTCATATACCTGTGGAAGAAATAGCATGATGAGAGGTCTTTCTGTCAAGAGAGTTCCATCTATGTCAAAGAAGATAGCTCTCATGTTACCACCTCTTAACCAAGAGAGAAAGTATCTCAACCCGGTTGTTTAATCCCTCTTCCATTTTTACTCCCCAGATTATATCCTTTTCTTTCAGGAAATTCTGAAAATTGTAAAGTATTTTATGTGCATCGCTTAAGGGAACGTTTTCCCCTACAAGAATGTTTATCAAGCCTTTATCCCAGATTCCCCAATGCCACTCAAAGTTAACTTTAGTTAGCAACCGTAAGATCCCTACATTATTACCCCTAACTATGTTAAAGAAGTCGGCATAATCAACATTTACCAACATTTGGTTTTCAAGGTAATAATGAAGCCTAGTAAACATAACTCCAATATTTTTTGCTGCCATTTGAAAGGCCGTTTCTAGCGAAACAT encodes:
- a CDS encoding DNA cytosine methyltransferase — its product is MKKLPLIMMGLLIFSLVPYVESASVGKASIDQVMLGLGESVTFGDYKIQFADVDQAWTQALIKVYARDGSLVTSKVLPTGYSLPVPDAQNPIFYVRVSWILASNQKILISLESDLELVQGDVNITKNGEYSLPYKFNDVVIPAIKIKVTNTYDNKADVQIKLPYETVTQTIFEGDHYGVSYKLNGDFQYSPYLYIYLKNATTNYAVFDVYLPKYPTTVFQLGEGETGGTTPSAPSAEPTELVYNDIMYEGENLTITLNETSYTVKLNTVGYYSSFSVFDDENNLIKTFEVRRGTGYIMSEAPLAVEVLSYESEYKRAYVRIYAPKGAEATPIIRDPEIHVSISASSTALLLDGDELLVFIDVENSGRGRADNVNVVASIPTGFELGSEIGTWTLSTLPPFTKMPVLVYVLKPTQVGRYSLGPVVVKYHDERGAEKEEDSGKPIQITVYALPKLSVTGEAFNGTWSTYVHTQEKTVKLKFTISAEGKDPKYEFIKNATLQLELPDSMDGEVKLYVGDIKAGETKTLESDYAILKADNAIINAKLVYQDPLGNWHEESFGNLVVVNSLPPAIEIKEVKVYPAPDELPSYVNSTLAELDNDSKVTLAEALQNITLAYLPKKGISWWPILAVLFIIVSAVLGYNYVDLKSKYDKALKELGRKKRRPGGIPKKEEAQKTEEIQSKEEQL
- the aspS gene encoding aspartate--tRNA(Asn) ligase produces the protein MYRTHYSSQITEELNGKKVRIAGWVHEVKDLGGIKFLWIRDRDGITQITAPKKKVSEELFKLIPKLNSEDVVSVEGVVNFTPKAKLGFEIIPEKIEILSKAGTPLPLDPTGKIKAELDTRLDNRFIDLRRPEVMAIFKIRSSVFRAVRDFFYREGFVEIHTPKIIATATEGGTELFPMKYFERDAFLAQSPQLYKQIMMASGLDRVFEIAPIFRAEEHNTTRHLNEAWSIDGEMAFIENEDEVMQFLERLIAHVIAYVRRHNERELRVLNFELEEPKLPFRRITYTEALEILRDLGKDIPWGEDIDTEGEKLLGRYIKETYDEDLYFIYQYPSSAKPFYIMRYDNKPEISRSFDLEYRGIEITSGGQREHRYEKLKAQIAEKGLNVESFDFYLKAFRYGMPPHGGFGLGAERLVKQMLDLGNIREVILFPRDRKRLEP
- a CDS encoding KH domain-containing protein codes for the protein MKAPICEVCLKTEDILCPADEKKLQEGVISEMDVRISRMLYKLLGDADVEFKKAVEAGDLVVIMVGEGNVPLVIGKGGKNIKLLMRELGKRVRVIEGMEIKGTEDIKKLAIDLLYPASVFGVNVVYAPAGQYYKVLVLRRDKQKLPERQEILEDILSKIVGSDVKISFI
- a CDS encoding HD domain-containing protein, whose product is MKIEEYIHNNASLELIRKAEQFAINFFEREGTHGFSHVKRVFNLCLHLGKDEGADLEVLALAALLHDIARPLEDRGIVEDHAKESAKIARRFLSSFGYPKIEEVVHAIEAHRFSKPPEPKTIEAKILSDADKLDAIGAIGIARVFMYSGEHGRDIEVSLRHFEEKILKLRDLMYTKSAKKLANERHKFVEEFIKRIQKEIEGEL
- a CDS encoding DUF4392 domain-containing protein; this translates as MIAHLINTDIYGRDILKVYLEYREQNFNFLENAKDLFLKNLDNVLIVTCFPIPPMQIVETDGPPGALALYKTIEKLGGRAEILTCEKIKRALNRFKVNFAEDPSVEEYSLLISVETPGRAKDGKYYSMSALEIEMLPFDELFLKARELEIPTIGIGDGGNEIGMGNIAKLIKKYIRFGEKIASIVEVDELILAAVSNWGAYGLIAQVSLEVKENLLKDWDERRVLEALVSVGVIDGIVKKPQLSVDGIPFELHKNILALLNSIIESRIG
- a CDS encoding HAD family hydrolase, with the translated sequence MRAIFFDIDGTLLTERPLIMLFLPQVYDKLSKKLGISKGDARLRFLREIAERKNTYEWHDWNFFFKSFGLEFKYEELIKSYPHKIQVFPDVIPTLEWLKEEGYKLGVITSGPEYQKLKLRITKLDRYFDVIVTREDVKTVKPDPRIFLYGCEKLGIEPREAVMIGDDLNQDVYGPRNVGMTSIWINREGIEDYNFATIEIRSLHQLRSILGGFEK